The following proteins are encoded in a genomic region of Xenopus laevis strain J_2021 chromosome 3L, Xenopus_laevis_v10.1, whole genome shotgun sequence:
- the sat2.L gene encoding spermidine/spermine N1-acetyltransferase family member 2 L homeolog, whose amino-acid sequence MTTPCRVRAAHAGDCGEIIRMIQELADYEKLPDQVRNTVEGLRRDGFEEPSPLFRCLVAEPTDGDVKVNGPALVGFALCYITYSTWKGRALYMEDLYVMPQYRGKGVGSQLLTAVAEMCLSLGCCHLQFSVLDWNDLAISFYHSRGAKDLSQAEGWRMFRLLPDDLHRMVSAHPKSGTAEP is encoded by the exons ATGACAACTCCCTGCAGGGTGAGAGCGGCACATGCTGGTGACTGTGGGGAGATCATACGAATGATTCAG GAACTGGCTGATTATGAGAAATTACCTGACCAAGTGAGAAACACAGTGGAAG GTCTCAGGCGAGATGGATTTGAGGAACCTTCCCCTTTATTCCGCTGTCTGGTGGCTGAACCCACAGATGGagatgtaaaagtcaatg GTCCGGCGCTGGTAGGTTTCGCTCTTTGTTACATTACGTACAGCACGTGGAAAGGGCGCGCTCTCTATATGGAGGATCTGTATGTAATGCCCCAGTACAGGG GCAAAGGAGTTGGGTCCCAGCTTCTAACAGCGGTCGCTGAG ATGTGTCTGTCTCTGGGCTGTTGTCACCTTCAGTTCTCCGTCCTCGACTGGAACGACCTGGCCATATCCTTCTACCATTCCCGAGGTGCCAAGGACCTGTCCCAAGCTGAAGGTTGGCGCATGTTCCGACTCCTGCCAGATGATCTCCACCGAATGGTCTCTGCCCACCCAAAATCTGGTACTGCTGAACCTTGA
- the sat2.L gene encoding spermidine/spermine N1-acetyltransferase family member 2 L homeolog isoform X1, with amino-acid sequence MTTPCRELADYEKLPDQVRNTVEGLRRDGFEEPSPLFRCLVAEPTDGDVKVNGPALVGFALCYITYSTWKGRALYMEDLYVMPQYRGKGVGSQLLTAVAEMCLSLGCCHLQFSVLDWNDLAISFYHSRGAKDLSQAEGWRMFRLLPDDLHRMVSAHPKSGTAEP; translated from the exons ATGACAACTCCCTGCAGG GAACTGGCTGATTATGAGAAATTACCTGACCAAGTGAGAAACACAGTGGAAG GTCTCAGGCGAGATGGATTTGAGGAACCTTCCCCTTTATTCCGCTGTCTGGTGGCTGAACCCACAGATGGagatgtaaaagtcaatg GTCCGGCGCTGGTAGGTTTCGCTCTTTGTTACATTACGTACAGCACGTGGAAAGGGCGCGCTCTCTATATGGAGGATCTGTATGTAATGCCCCAGTACAGGG GCAAAGGAGTTGGGTCCCAGCTTCTAACAGCGGTCGCTGAG ATGTGTCTGTCTCTGGGCTGTTGTCACCTTCAGTTCTCCGTCCTCGACTGGAACGACCTGGCCATATCCTTCTACCATTCCCGAGGTGCCAAGGACCTGTCCCAAGCTGAAGGTTGGCGCATGTTCCGACTCCTGCCAGATGATCTCCACCGAATGGTCTCTGCCCACCCAAAATCTGGTACTGCTGAACCTTGA
- the LOC121393065 gene encoding ATP-binding cassette sub-family B member 10, mitochondrial-like isoform X2, whose product MLIGTLLGASVGREWLWHKLLVHVVSRAYVGPLYRTRLQQGSVGRPRTLHGTSFCQQATPTYSSLRCPRKQTLRPSLTWPLSHRTLWTSRWRWYSSATSSQAAGDQAKPLQEDNPPTTSRKDVSSKDLRRLLSLAHPERWRLSAAVGFLTVSSVVTMSAPFFLGKVIDVIYSNPSGDFSSSLTSLCAFLSGVFLCGALANAARVYLMQTSGQQIVSRLRSALFASVMRQEVGFFDKTRTGELINRLSSDTALLGRSLTENLSDGLRAVAQASVGVGMMFYVSPELATFVLSIVPPLGIMAVIYGRYLRKLSRLTQDSLAETTQLAEERIGSIRTVRAFGKELLEMKKYDHKVDNVLHLAYKEALLRSGFFGLTGLTGNIIVLAVLYKGGLLTQAAQMTVGELSSFLMYAFWVGISIGGLSSFYSELMKGFGAGGRLWELLDREPIMPFNEGLELKPSAFKGALEFQDICFSYPSRPDIKIFKRLNLSIPAGSVMAVVGPSGSGKSTLVSLLLRLYDPRVGSVHIDGYDVRQLNPLWLRSNIGTVNQEPVLFSCSIFENIAYGAEDPTAVTEEDIRRVAKIANALGFVESFPKGFHTVVGEKGVLLSGGQKQRIAIARALLKNPKILLLDEATSALDAENEFLVQEALERLMEGRTVLIIAHRLSTIQNADSVAVLDQGRVVECGTHKELLANREGVFSKLMDKQAVLLQGHQQHILQ is encoded by the coding sequence ATGCTGATCGGCACCTTGCTTGGAGCATCTGTGGGGAGAGAATGGCTGTGGCACAAGCTGCTGGTGCATGTGGTCTCCAGGGCTTATGTTGGACCTCTGTACAGAACGAGACTCCAGCAAGGATCTGTTGGCCGGCCAAGGACTCTACATGGAACTTCATTCTGTCAGCAGGCAACACCAACCTACTCCTCACTGAGATGCCCTCGGAAGCAGACGCTAAGGCCAAGCCTAACTTGGCCCCTTAGTCACAGGACATTATGGACTAGCAGGTGGCGTTGGTACAGCAGTGCCACCTCCTCACAGGCTGCAGGAGACCAGGCAAAACCTTTACAGGAGGACAATCCTCCCACCACAAGTAGGAAGGACGTGAGCTCAAAGGATTTAAGGAGGCTGCTTTCCCTCGCCCATCCTGAGAGATGGAGACTTTCTGCTGCCGTGGGATTTCTGACCGTATCCAGCGTAGTCACCATGTCAGCTCCATTTTTCCTTGGGAAAGTTATTGACGTCATATACTCTAATCCCTCTGGAGACTTCTCCTCCAGCCTGACCTCCCTCTGTGCCTTTCTGAGTGGAGTCTTCTTGTGTGGAGCCTTAGCCAACGCAGCTCGTGTCTACCTCATGCAGACCTCGGGCCAGCAGATTGTGAGCAGGCTACGCTCGGCCCTCTTTGCCTCTGTTATGAGACAGGAGGTTGGGTTCTTTGATAAAACCCGCACTGGGGAACTGATCAACAGACTGTCCTCCGACACGGCTTTGCTTGGCCGATCCCTCACAGAGAACCTGTCTGATGGCCTAAGAGCGGTGGCCCAGGCCTCAGTCGGTGTGGGAATGATGTTTTATGTGTCTCCAGAGCTGGCTACCTTCGTCCTGAGCATTGTCCCACCCCTTGGCATCATGGCGGTGATCTATGGAAGATACCTGAGGAAACTCTCCAGACTGACGCAGGACTCCCTGGCTGAGACCACCCAACTGGCAGAGGAGCGCATTGGCAGCATAAGGACTGTCCGTGCATTTGGGAAAGAGCTCCTGGAGATGAAGAAATACGACCATAAAGTAGACAATGTGCTCCACTTGGCGTATAAAGAGGCTCTGCTCCGCTCTGGCTTCTTTGGACTTACTGGTTTGACTGGGAATATCATTGTGCTGGCGGTGCTCTACAAGGGAGGGCTGTTGACCCAAGCTGCTCAGATGACAGTCGGAGAGCTCTCCTCATTCCTCATGTACGCTTTTTGGGTAGGGATAAGCATTGGTGGCTTGAGCTCCTTCTATTCAGAGCTAATGAAAGGATTTGGGGCAGGGGGTCGTCTTTGGGAACTGCTTGACCGGGAGCCCATCATGCCTTTCAATGAGGGCTTGGAGTTAAAACCATCAGCCTTTAAAggggccctggaatttcaagacATTTGCTTCTCTTACCCCAGCCGTCCCGACATCAAAATATTCAAAAGACTCAACCTTTCTATTCCTGCAGGGTCAGTGATGGCTGTAGTAGGCCCAAGTGGGTCGGGAAAATCAACTCTtgtctctctcctgctgagactttATGATCCCCGCGTGGGGTCGGTTCATATTGATGGGTACGACGTGCGGCAGTTGAACCCTCTCTGGCTGAGGTCAAACATCGGCACAGTGAACCAGGAGCCCGTGCTCTTCTCCTGCTCCATCTTTGAGAACATTGCCTACGGAGCAGAGGACCCCACAGCAGTCACAGAAGAGGATATCCGTAGAGTCGCCAAAATTGCCAATGCTCTGGGCTTTGTGGAGAGCTTCCCCAAAGGGTTTCATACAGTAGTCGGGGAAAAGGGGGTCTTGCTTTCTGGTGGGCAGAAACAAAGGATCGCCATTGCCCGTGCCCTTCTGAAGAACCCCAAGATTCTCCTTCTAGATGAAGCAACGAGCGCTCTGGACGCTGAGAATGAGTTTTTGGTGCAGGAGGCTCTGGAGCGACTCATGGAGGGACGGACTGTTCTGATTATTGCCCATCGCTTGTCCACCATCCAAAATGCCGACTCTGTGGCGGTTCTTGATCAGGGTCGGGTGGTGGAGTGCGGGACCCACAAGGAGCTGCTGGCTAACAGAGAGGGAGTCTTTAGCAAACTGATGGACAAGCAGGCCGTTCTGCTGCAGGGCCACCAACAGCACATTCTTCAGTGA